The Vigna unguiculata cultivar IT97K-499-35 chromosome 1, ASM411807v1, whole genome shotgun sequence nucleotide sequence CACCTCATAGTAACTAAGGAGTTATAGAATGTTTCTACTCaatcatattttcaaatttgtgtCTACTTGTATGCCATGTGTGCCCTTATCTCTCCACTCTCTCCTTCCCTCATCCTTCTTGTCTTCCACTCTCCTTGTGACAAATGACGAAGAAGATGGGAGATGGGAGAAAAGGACAAATGTAGAGTACACGTGGATACAAATGTGTCAATACGTGACACCATTATTTgtctcatgaaaaaaaaattaacatcgtTAGATTTTAGTATTTCATCCATTCATTTCTAAAGTATATGGAccaaatagaataaaaaacacGGATAGAGAGAAATTCTAAAATTgcattataatttttgaattaaaatcacaattaatccaaaatatataaacttggaaaaaaaaattgcaattacaattatttatattactttaaaGATAATAGTATAAAAGTTATTGTTTTCCTATCTCAAAATTGAACATTGAACAAATATTGTTTAAACAAATGAcctaaaaatagaaagaaagatATAGGAGTCTTcttaaaaggaagaaagaaataaataaaacaagataaataaAGATCATTGAATGACTTTATGGAGAAAGAGTAACCCTATCTTTATACtatataaataatgatttgTATAAGTACTCAATAACCACCAccaagtaaattaaaaaaagaaaataatccCGTGACTTTCTCTCTTGATGTTATTGATGAATCCATTTCTCTCTCCTTTAGTGCTGAAAAATGTTTACATTATTAGATTTTATATAGAAGATGGAGTTTTATAtgagtaatataaaatatcctTAGGTTTAAAGATAGAGAGTTTTTGGTGAAAGAATATGCCAAACATGCCATTAGAATTTGATGTCTCCATCTACTTTGGTACATTCTGTGTCTGCCacactttgtttttgtttttgtttatgtcAACTTCACTAACTACTCGTCTTGGAATTGTGATCAAATGTGATAACAGTGAATCGCACGCAATGTTCAAAACCCAAAATTAGACAGATTCATCACGTGATCGACATCAAAGTCTTAATGGCACACATAATTGCATTAAATATCTCCactcttattttgtagtatctttTAACACTTATATATAACACCAAATTCtcttaaaaaatcattaacacctacTACTATATGCTTTTGTAGTTTTGTGTTTAATTactatcattataatttttatatttaatgagatattttttgttaatttattaaaataatttataagaaaaaattttaatgtcattttattaagAGTTTTAATATGGATAATTATttcgtgaataattatttttaaaaataaaatttataagtattttctacaaattttttaaacaaaatatttttcataaaatagtttacaaaaaaaatttgtaataatttttaaaaaattaattttcataacaaaatttataaatatttaaaaaaaattcaaaacaaaattaatagtgatttttataatattgtatATGTATGGCTACTGGTATGATTTTTTATACTATtgacaaaattattttcctGAGAATAAgctttttcaaataatatttttccaaCGTATTATcgttttataaaatgttatatttatcatatattatcttaaaaaatcaattctatATTCAACtattacaaaaaaaagttatttttttatttatgaaaaagaaaattttgttttcacttattttttatcactattttataaattaacacTATCACATGATATTGCATTGGATTACtatttttaatagttatatttacttatatatttctttctatattaggtattttttatctataaatataatgtaaCTTTATTACGAATTTGGTGgaatatttcatgtttttttaaataaaattttatttagagtTAAATTAGCATTTTATACTTGttatatgggttaaatatgtttttggtctctcaagtttcagtaaattttggaattagtcattcttcaaaattttataccaatttagtcattcatctttagaaatgcgtggatttagtctttcttatcaaattttgttaagtttatttgacattttaaacacattttatgataatatttaagttaacattgaagcgaaaatgtgtcaaacggtgtaaacaattcaaatactatcatgaaatgtgcttgaaacatcatataaacttaacaaaatttggttaaaatgactaaattcatgcatttttaaatatgaaggactagattggtcaaaagttttgaagagagactaattccaaattttactgaaacttgaaggaccaaaaacatatttaacccttatttttattttacttttatattagaTATGTATAATCTATGAGTaagtaagaagaaaaaatatgtacaagaggtgtttgatgaaaagTAACTCAGAGAGTTTCTTACTTTTCATATTGATCTATTAGAAACTTGTTcaatatatagagtacaatatctcatgatataaaaaaagaagtaaaacctcaaatatcatcataatacataatatttgataataataaaggagaataaaatatattatatctccatcaatagaattaaaaccaagaaatatataatatctcTAACATTTATGTTGCTTTCTTCCTCATAGCACTCGTTTGGTGAATACTCCGTAGATAACCAACAATAACAACCAAATTTTCTGCAAAATGTTTTGTACAAAACatctttcacaaaaaaaaattcacaaaaatacttacaaattttataattttataataaataattatctacaaaaaaattatctactaattataattcttaaaaaaaataagaaaaaaagtctTTCCTTAcccaaaataacaaatttactATAAAATTTGCATGAAAAATTCTAGTAATATAAACTTTTCCCTCCACTCTCGTACATGAggcatataatattttattactgaaatttgaaagatatttttttaattgaactaGACTCGAGGCTCTTAATTAACactttttgtttcattaattttacttttatcacTAACTTTACAAATACAGTTATGATTATTTGTCATATTCAACTAAAGTCAAAGAAATATACCTGTTTGATACCCAAATAAGTTTAAGTGTATCAATCAAGTGCATCCCGTTAGATTGTCAAAAACAACGTTAAATTTGTGGTGATGTGACAATGCATAACAAATACGTGTCATTGAAAGAAGAAGATGtgtaaaaaaaacaattgtacagtgttacaaattatttaatgaatggTGAAGTTTGAATTTGCCCTATGTCATTTGTGGTCgttatcatcttcttcttcctctccattTGCTTGTTTGTTCAGATCTAACCCTCTTCCTAATCCCAAATACACCCTCTTAATTTTTTCCAATAAAAACAAAGCTTCCGAGGAAACCCTAATCTCGGGTTCCTTTCCCCCTCCTCCTAATCAATATCCCCCAGGGTTAGGTGTAGAAACTTCATAACCCTAAAATCCCAAAACTTCAGAACCCTAAAATCCCAAATCTAAAAAGATACATAAAAAATTCAGAATATTTGAAATTGGCATTGGAATTGAAATTACCCTATTGTAGCAACAAATGTCGTTGTACAATTCAAAGAATAAAagtgacaaaaaaatgaaagaggaaaaaaattataagctTGGTCTAACGTGATTGTGTCATGAATTGGAAGGGAGAGGAAATGGGAATTTAGAACTCAAATTCGGCGTCGATGGTGAAAACTAGAAGATGAAAATCGGTGGAAATGAGAGCGAAATGAGATTGAGATTGCAGAAACCCCCAAATCGCATCAATCTCGATCACCTTCTCACTTCTCACTATGCTTTTATGCTTTTCTTGACTCAGGGCCACTTTGaacattacaattttttttaattcatttcaaaaagtcctattttttatttaaattaccaCGTCACAAATAATTGATATTCCACGTGTCAAATTTTTGTGTCAACATACTCTTTTAATGGGTCAACGTTAATGACTTTAACGGCGTTAATGAAAATGGACTTAATTGATGCACTTAAACTtatttgggtaccaaattgacactttttttttcgCGGGGTACCAATTTAACACCCTTGATCCAAACTGGATACCttatgagtaattaaaccaataaataaatacattaaatacaAGTACGAATACCGAGAGTAAGTTCATATTAATTAGGACTAACTTCCTCGAACGTCTTTCTTTATTGTGGATGGATATTGAATGTTATTTGAATTGATCAAATCTCATTTGAATTAGTGGATAGAAAATGTAGTATgtggaaataataaaattgaatgttAAAAGAAGTTTTATGTTAGCATGAActtgttaataaaattttgatgtcCATTAATTGGAGTAAAAGTTAAGACGGTGTTGCACTCACTTAAATAGAGATAACTATGTTTCGAAAGTATGTATTAGGGGATTTTCTATTTAGAACTTGTATATATAGATTTATTGGTGATGCTTTTGGAGTTGTTTGATTATATGGAGAGTTCTgcattttttgttgatatttataaaaatatattgagatgatttcttcttttgtgtttacattttaaaaattaattttaccttttaaaatataattatttattacatttttgaaaattgatcgttatttttacaagttttttttaaaaaatcgttTATCtctgtttcttctttttttctttatttatcaatagttattctattatcttttctgatatattaacttaaaaacattacattatcatcactTACTGatataatatcatacatatttaaaaaatgtgtacacacaaGCGCGACAACGTGTACGctagtttataaataatttgtttcgTGAATTTTAAGTTGAGAGAAATTATCATAATTCCGGTCAAGTTTTAGCTAATTGttcaacaaatatatatttagcataataaattatttttactcaaataattttcttcaaagaatAACTTATTAAATTATTGGGAACTTTCGCCCAACAAATTTTGCCTTGAATACAATTATGCcatatatgttatttaaatttagttgaaTCTTGATAAAAATGACTAGAATTACATGAACATATGTATATACTTGTACTATTATTTAACTTACTGGATTTAAATTGCTATTTATGTTGTGAAAGTGgatattgtttatatttaatagAACTAAATTAATGTGATTGATAATTATTTGGGTAGTAATTAACTAGATTGagaattcataatatatattaagtatcaaaataataaggcttaaatacctttttagtcctcattttcgtagtgtttgttgcgaatggttctcattttcacagaatgtttaaaatggtcctcatttttaccgaatgtttagaatgactctcatttttgcaattcgtgttttatttggtccttttctgtaacgtcgtttaaatcattaacagagcattgtacatgtggcacgatttgtattagggtgtattacgtgtactgtacaggtggcttaattagatatttggagataaataagtgagctagggttttggtagggaatgtttgggcagttggtgagttttgacaatcttgttcctccattcccaattggtattgctgcaatcttcttcttcctgcaatcccattatataggtatgttacggtcccaatcttcttcctttacctctggttgtaatcgttggaggcaaccgtgttgtatcacttcgtgcactattggtggttcaacgagaaacgaattaaccccgatttgtagtTGCAGAGAGATGACTGctttgaggatggcaagaactccaaagaatattggtagaaaattttgggtacaatctatttttatttttgtgttaataataaattggttttaatttttggtttattgatttacagagtggtggttccaataatgtgggctgcaactttttcaaatggtggtgttaatgaaaaggatgtcatcatcatgacacaaatgagacaaattaatgatttggagaagtcattgaaggttgctgagaagaggctgcaattagtaatagggttcacttgagttgttattgtattgttcgtactgttattgtgtgtaatcttttaaagtccaatctgttttgtactattgttaaatgaagaaatgaattaatttgattatgttgatattagtcccaacatgttcaaaatgacatcttaatctgagcattgaagtaagtgaaattgatttaagtttgggaaaaattaaattgatataagtctggaagaagttaaattcataacattaattcatcctcatcaaaatgcactacatcaatgtttggcaaaagtgaaactgaacgaagtttaaggaaagtcaaaatgtagtacatcaataatgaattctacatcagaaattctaaaaaataactaagatgtttgtagctgctatcatggtctcctcctaatctgtaatttcatcctaaactgctgagatggttcttctggtgttggtagtggtgttgcttgactctccacttcattccttggtggttgagttgtttgagtttcagcagttggtgcattctcagcagtttGGGCATCTGGTGCAGTCTCAGCAGGTGTTGCAGTCTGCTCATCCACAGACTTATCTGGGCAATTGTTCCTATTATGTCCAATCTAACGgcatatgctacatttttttaTGACTTCCTTTGCTGATTTGTGTGTTATCCTTTCTCAACTCCCACTCTTCCAACCTTCTTTTTTCTTGGGTCTTCCTGGTAAGATTCTCTTATGTGGTGGATAGACGTCAGGGTAGGGAGTTCTTTCCCATAAGGCTTCACCATTGACCGGAAAGATGATGGACTGATATTTCTTCATAGGTGGATCTCCTGAAACATATTGGTATGAAGTCCTCAACATTGACATTGATGAAATTCATTGCTGCAATAGCATGGCAGCAAGGGATAACAGTCAGAAGCCATTTCCTACAGCTGCAATGTTGAGCATCCACATTCACTGTGTACTTATCTCCAACCATGGATATGTGCCtcacttcaaatattttttctccTGACCAGTTGCAAATATCATTACACATATCAGTACACAAATAAGTTGATTGtgttaaaaaaagacaaaaacctaaccttggGATCCAATATTTGGTTAACTCTTTTTCCTTATGTAGTCTGTCAAGGACCTTTGGGCAAATGTTTCCTTCAAAAGTTGTAACCTTTTTTCTCTTGGTGACCCACCTTTCCATTAAATAAACTCTGATTTCCTCGAGCATGGTGATTATGGGTTTGCCTCTTGCATCCACTATGACACTATTAAAAGCTTCACTCATATTGTTGACAATTGTGTCGCATATGGCACGACCACTAAATCTAGACTTGGACCAGAACCTGCATAAATAATAGCGTCAGTATTGATATCAGGTATTTGTACAGAAATCAAGTATTCGTACAGAAATCAGGTATTTGTATAGAAATCAGGTATTTGTACAGTAGAGATACCTTGGAGGTATAGCAATAAGGTATCTGTAAGCATcaatatttaactctttaattGTTAACATCACTCTTTCCCAAACTGCTGGGTGTGTGCTCCTAGCAGCCTTCCACATgagtatctttaattttttgccAGAGAATCTTTTTCTGAAATTTGCATATAGATGCCTCATGCAAAACCTGTGCTCAGCAGTGGGTAATAGGTCCTGAATGGCAGGCACTAATCCCTGTGCAATGATAAGATTATTAGTACTTacaacattaaacaaaaattaataaattgaacaTATATTAAACATACCTTTTGTTGGTCAGACATAAAGGTCATTGTTTTACACACGTCAATACCTCCAAGATCACCAATaagcaattccaagaaccatgtccaagtttctttattttcaacttcCACAACAGCATACGCTAAGGGCAATAACTGATCATTAGCATCTCTACCCACAACACTCAACAACTCACCTccgtattttccttttaaaaaacaaCCATCCAAACCTATGATGGGTCTACAAACGACAAAGGAATCTTTACATGCTTTTAAACATGAGTAAAACCTCTGAAAAATTGCTTCATCATTATCATTTTTCACTTTGATTTTTATAGTTGATTCAGGATTACATTTTAGTAATTCATGTGCATAGTCGTAGATTCTTTTATATTGCTCTTTAAATGACCCATCTACTATATCTGCAACCATTGCCCTTGTTTTACGAGCTGTTGATATTGACACATGTGTATTCCATTTTCTTAAAGCCCTTTGTCTTACATCATTTATCTTTAGCTTTGGATTCTCTATTAGAGTTTGGTCCAAGGTTTCACTAAGCCACTTTGCTTTAATGATATTAATCTTGAACTCCCTGCTACAAGAATGAACATCAAGTAGTTTCCTCAATTGCCAAATCTTACAGCTACGAACATAGGAACAATATG carries:
- the LOC114190670 gene encoding uncharacterized protein LOC114190670; this encodes MINVIVHHGGEVEAHEEAAEVEIGDASGLNSDVEVEGEIEVETMPESDDSSREELLSGPDSESETTGDEENNDERTGCGPFQTFVMPKSMADYKWEVGTIFLDNNHFKDAIRAYAIHAWRNLKFVKNDSKRVMVGCLGAQNKCQWSAYCSYVRSCKIWQLRKLLDVHSCSREFKINIIKAKWLSETLDQTLIENPKLKINDVRQRALRKWNTHVSISTARKTRAMVADIVDGSFKEQYKRIYDYAHELLKCNPESTIKIKVKNDNDEAIFQRFYSCLKACKDSFVVCRPIIGLDGCFLKGKYGGELLSVVGRDANDQLLPLAYAVVEVENKETWTWFLELLIGDLGGIDVCKTMTFMSDQQKGLVPAIQDLLPTAEHRFCMRHLYANFRKRFSGKKLKILMWKAARSTHPAVWERVMLTIKELNIDAYRYLIAIPPRFWSKSRFSGRAICDTIVNNMSEAFNSVIVDARGEKIFEVRHISMVGDKYTVNVDAQHCSCRKWLLTVIPCCHAIAAMNFINVNVEDFIPICFRRSTYEEISVHHLSGQW